AGGGTCGTTTCCGTGCTGCCGCCGCCCACATCGATCACCGTAAATTTTTGTTTCTCAAATCCGTCAAAAACCGAAATGGCGCCCAGATAAGCGAAACGCGCTTCTTCTTCTGCAGAAAGCACTTTAATGGAAAGCTTCAACGTCTGCCGCGCCCTTTGACTAAACGATTCTGCGTTACGCGCTTTACGCAGGGCCTCGGTGGCAATCACTTCCAATGCCGAGCAACCAAAGCGTGCGGCCCGTTCTTTAAAGTCCTTTAAAACCTGCAGGGCCAATTGCTGCCGCTCTTCGCTTAAAAGGCCGCTCTGTTTTACGCCCTGCCCCAGGCGCGTAATTACAAAATCTTCGTGCAAAACTTCCAGCTCACCGCCCTTCTGGCGGGCGATTAACAGCAACGCCGAGTGGGAGCCCAGGTCTGCCACGGCAAGCGGTTGGTCAGTTGTCATCGGCCGCATCCTTCTTAAAAACCAGCGCCAGCCATTCGTTCAGCGTGGCTGCCTCCAGTAATTGCAGGCCGTTTTTTAGATAGGCGTCTTCCACCATCTGCCGATCGCTCTTTAACAGGCCAGAAAGAATAAGCCAACCGCCTTCAGACAGAGCGCTAACCAGGCCGGAGGCGATCTGCAGCAGAACGTTGCGATTAATATTGGCCACAATGCCGTCGAAGCGTCCCCTCGGCAGCTGGGCCACATCCCGCACTTCAAACCGCAGCCTGTCTTCAACCTGATTTAAGCGCGCGTTTTCCCACGCATTGTCAATGGCCACAGGATCGTTGTCAATGCCCAGAATGTGGCGCCCTCCCAGGCGGGCGGCAAAAATGCTCAAAATGCCGCTGCCCGTTCCGGCGTCCAGCAATCGCGTTTCAGGCCGAAAATACTTTTCCAGTAGCTTCAGGCACAGGCGCGTGCTTTCGTGATGGCCGGTGCCAAACGCCATTTTGGGCGCAATTTTAAGCAAGATTTCACCGGGCCGGGGCGCATATTCCTCCCAGTCTGGCGCAACCACAATCCGCTGACCAATTTTGAACGGCTTAAAGCTCTGTTTCCATTTTTCCAG
This sequence is a window from Caldithrix abyssi DSM 13497. Protein-coding genes within it:
- the prmA gene encoding 50S ribosomal protein L11 methyltransferase, with amino-acid sequence MSNKWVSVKVLAAPFFLESLSGPIFATGAQGIQEQENDFIVYYDWQDWNQDVYWLLLGLFSEVIPDFDETRLAVETHDEQNWLEKWKQSFKPFKIGQRIVVAPDWEEYAPRPGEILLKIAPKMAFGTGHHESTRLCLKLLEKYFRPETRLLDAGTGSGILSIFAARLGGRHILGIDNDPVAIDNAWENARLNQVEDRLRFEVRDVAQLPRGRFDGIVANINRNVLLQIASGLVSALSEGGWLILSGLLKSDRQMVEDAYLKNGLQLLEAATLNEWLALVFKKDAADDN